The window GGGCCCTCCAGGAGTCCAGCCGCTCCGCCGAGGCGTACGCCATCCTCGACCGGGTCGTCGCCACCACCACCGACCCGTACGCGCGGGCCGACGCCCTGGTGCAGCGCCTCTCCGCGGTGATCAACCTCGGGCGGACGGCGGAGTACACCCGGGCCGTCGAGGAGGCCTCCACCGCCGTCCGCGACCTCGCCGAGCCCTACCTGCTCGGGCACCTCAACGCGCTGGCCGCCCTCGCCGCGCACCACCAGGGCGCGCTGGACCGCTGCGTCACCCACCTGGTGAAGGCCGCCCGGGCGTTGGGCGCGGTGGCGGACCCCGACCGGGACACCGCGTGGGGCTGGCACGACCTGGCGATGGCCTACTCGTACCTCAGCTTCCACGGCTACGCCCTCGGCGCCATCGAACGGGCGCGGCAGCTCGGCAGCGCCGCCGAGATCCCGGAGGAGACCTTCGCCGCCCCCGGGATCCGGCTGCGCAACGCCGTCGCCCTGGACCACAACGGCGACAGCGACGGCTGCCTGCGGGTACTGCGCGACGTCGCCGCCGACCTGGACCGGTTCCTGGGCAGCGGACGGGCCGGCAAGCTGCGCCCCAGCAGCCTGGCCGCGTACGGCTACGCCGCCGCCCGGCGGGCGGCCCTCGGCGACCGGTGGGACGTCGCCCCGCAGGCCGGCCCGGCCCGGCTGCTCGGCCACGGCGGCGACAGCGCCCGCGCCCGCGACATGCGCCAGCTCGGCCAGGTCTGCCTGGCCGTCGCCGAGGGACGGCCGATCGAGGCCGTCACCCGGCTGGACACCGTCCAGGTCTCCACGGAGACGCTGGGCGCGGCCGAACCGGCCCGGCTGCGCAGCATCGCCCTGGCCCGCGCCGGCGACCACGCGGGTGCGCACCGGGCCGACCGGCTGGCGTTCCGGCTGGCCGCCCAGCGCAACGACCGGCTCCGCGACGTCTACATCGACGGCATCGCCGCCCGCATCGACCACGAGGAGATGCGCCGCGAGGCGGCCCGCTTCGAGGGCGAGGCGTTGACCGACCCGCTGACCGGGCTGCCCAACCGGCGGCGGCTGGAGCGCTACATCGCCACCCTGGTCGCCCACGGCGACCGGGTGGTCATCGGCGTCTGCGACCTGGACGGCTTCAAGGCCGTCAACACCCGGCACGGGCACCACTCCGGCGACCTGGTGCTCCAGCGCATCGCCGGGGTGATCAACCGGGTGATGCGCCGGGGCGACTTCGTGGCCCGCTACGGCGGGGACGAGTTCGTGGTGGTGCTGCCCGGCGCCGGAATGACCGAGGCGGCCGAGGTGGGCCGCCGCATCGACGCCGCGGTGCGCACCGAGGACTGGGAGTCACTGGTCCCCGGCACGCCGGTCGGGGTCAGCGTCGGCTTCGCCGAGGTGGGCGCCACCGGTCCCGGCCTGCGCGACGCCCTCGGCACCGCGTTCGAGGCCGCCGACCGCGCGATGCTGGCGGCGAAGACCCGCCCCCGTGCCTCCTGACGCCTCGTCGGGCCCCGGGGTCAGCGGCGGGTCAGCTCGGTGTCGCCGGCCAGGCGGGCGGCGCGATCGGCCTCGGCGAGGGCGTCGAGGACCGCGTCCAGGTCACCGGCGAGCGCCAGGTCCAGGTTGTACGCGGTGTAGCCGATCCGGTGGTCGGTGATCCGGTTCTGCGGGAAGTTGTAGGTGCGGATCCGCTCGGAGCGGTCCACGGTGCGCACCTGCGCCTTGCGGGCGTCCGAGGCGGCCGCGTCGGCCTGCTCCTGGGCCGCCGCCAGCAGCCGGGCGCGCAGGATCCGCATCGCCTGCTCCCGGTTCTGCAACTGGGACTTCTCGTTCTGGCAGGAGACCACGATGCCCGTCGGCACGTGCGTGATCCGTACCGCCGAGTCGGTGGTGTTCACCGACTGGCCGCCGGGCCCCGACGAGCGGAACACGTCGATGCGCAGCTCGTTCGGGTCGATGGTGACGTCGACGTCCTCGGCCTCCGGCAGCACCAGCACCCCGGCGGCGCTCGTGTGGATGCGGCCCTGCGACTCGGTGACCGGTACGCGCTGCACCCGGTGCACGCCGCCCTCCCACTTGAGCCGGGACCAGACGCCGTTGCCGCCCTCGGGCACACCCTTGGTCTTGATCGCCAGCGAGACGTCCTTCACCCCACCCAGGTCCGAGTCCTGGGCGTCGATCACCTCGGTGAGCCAACCGCGCCGCTCCGCGTAGCGGGTGTACATCCGCAGCAGGTCGCCGGCGAACAGCGCGGACTCCTCGCCGCCCTCGCCCGCCTTGATCTCGACGATCACGTCCTTGGCGTCGTGCGGGTCGCGCGGGATCAGCAGCTCCGCCAGCCGCTGCTCCAGCGCCGGCAGGCTCTCCGCGATCGACTCGGCCTCAGCGGCGAAGGACGCGTCCTCGGCGACCAGCTCCCGGGCGGCGGCGAGGTCGGCGCGGGCCTGCTCCAGCTCCCCGGCCGCCTTGTGCAGCGGGACCAGCTCGGCGTACCGGCGGCCGACCCGGCGGGCGGTGTTCTGGTCGGCGTGGATGGCCGGGTCCGCCAGCCGCTTCTCCAACTCGGCGTACTCGTCGAGGAGGGCGGCCAGGCGCTCGCTGCTCATGCGGGGGAGGCTCCTTCGACGGGGACGGGGCAGGACCAGGGGGAATACGGACGGCGCCCGCGTCCGGCACGAAACCGGACGCGGGCGCCGAACGAGGAGCTACTTGGCCTTCTTGGCCTGAACCTTGGCGTACTTCTGCTGGAACTTCGCCACCCGGCCCGCGGTGTCCAGGACGCGCTGCTTGCCGGTGTAGAACGGGTGGCAGGCGCTGCAGGTCTCGACGTGGATCGAGCCGCCCTTGGCGGTGCTGCGGGTGGTGAACGTGTTACCGCAGGAGCAGCTGACCTCGGTGGTCACGTACTCCGGGTGGATGTTGGACTTCATCTCGCCTCGGTCCTCTCGTGGATGGTCGCCGGGTCGCCGTCGGTGTCCGTCGCGGCGCGCGACGGGCTCGGGCGTGAACCGGAACCGGTGGCCGATTGACCAGTGTGCCATGGGCGTACGCCGACCCGGCAGTCGGGCCGCACGGCTGGTCCGGCATCGACAACGCACGCCCCACCTGCTGCATTCCCGACGCCTGGCCGGGCATTCGTCCCGGCACGGCCGCCGTCGGCGTCGTGCCCCGCCCGGGGCACGCGGCGCGGACGGCGGGGACCGCCGACGACGTACGACACGGAGGAGCCGATGGCCCGCCTGATCGCCACCCGGGGACTGCCCGCCTCCGGCAAGACCACGTTCGCCCGGACCCTCCAGCCCTCCGTGGTCCGCGTCAACCGCGACGACCTGCGCCGCATGCTGCACGGCGAGCGGCTGTTCACCCAGTGGGCGGAGTGGCAGGTCACCGTCGTGCAGCGGGCGCAGGTCGAGGCGCTGCTGCGGGTCCACGCCGACGTCTGCGTCGACGACACCAACCTGCGGTCGCGGACCCTGCGCGACTGGGCCGACCTGGCCGCCCGGCACGGCGCCGGGTTCGAGGTGCACGACTTCACCGACGTGCCGCTGGCGGAGTGCCTGCGCCGCGACGCCGCCCGCCCCGAGGCCGACCGGGTCGGCGAGGCGTGGATCCGCCGGCTGCACGAGCGCTACCTGGAAGGTCGTACGCTGCCGCTGCCCGTGCCGCAGGCCCGGACGGGGCGGCCCGCCACGGTGCACGCCCCGTCGACCGAGCCGCCGGAGATCGTCCTGGTGGACATCGACGGCACGGTCGCGCTGAACGTCTCGCGCAGCCCGTACGACATGACCCGGGTCGCCGAGGACGAGCCCAACCCGGCGGTGATCGCGGCGGTCCGGGCGATGCACGCCGCCGGATACGGCGTGGTGTTCTGCTCGGGCCGGGACGCCACCGCGCGCGCCGCCACCGAGGCGTGGCTGGCCCGGCACGTCCGGGTCCCCTACCTCGGCCTGCACCTGCGCGCCGTCGGCGACAGCCGGAAGGACTCCGTGGTCAAGCGGGAGATCTACGAGCGCGAGATCGCCGACCGCTACCGGGTGGTCGGCGTCTTCGACGACCGTCAGCAGGTGGTGCGGATGTGGCGCGCCCTCGGCCTCACCGTCTTCCAGGTGGCCGAGGGCGACTTCTGAGCGGTCGCGGGTGTGAGGAAGGGCACCTTCCCATCGCCTGGGCGACAGGAAGGTGCCCTTCCTTGCATCTCAGGCGGCGGGAGCCGCGGCGGCGGCCGTCAGGGTGACGGTGGCCTCCGCCCGCGCGCCGTTGACCGCGACGGCGAGCTTGACCTGCGCGCCGGGGCGCAGGGCGGTGAGCTTGCCGGTGGCCGGGTCGAAGCGGGCCACGTGCCAGGGCTTCAGCCCGAGGATCGAGCCGACGTGCACGTTCGGCGAGGCGGACCAGTCCGCGCTCACCGGCGCCGCCACCGGCACCGTACGCCCGCCGGGCTGGGTCACCGTGGCGGTGACCGTCGCCGGGGCGCCGACCGCGACGCTGGCCGGGGCGGTCAGCGTGAGCGCGTCGACGTGTGCGTGCGTCTCGGCGCTGACCCAGCGTGGGCCCTCGACGAGGGGGTTGCGCCGGGCCCGGTCGGCCTCGGCCGGGCTCACCGGGTCCACCCCGAACTCCGTCCACCCGGTGAAGCCGCCCTGGTCGGCGGGGGTGGAGGGGTTCTTGCCCGAGTTGCCGTTGATCAGGTACGGCACCCCGTCGACCCGGTCGGCGTGGAAGGTGCCGACGTGCCCGCCGACGAACGCGGCGCCCTTGCCGGTGCGGTGCTGGAAGTCGGCCAGCCACTGCTCCAGCAGCGCCGCCTCCTTCCGGTCGCCGAGCTGGCTGGCCTTGGCCGGGCTGGGGTCGCGCGGCGGGTGGTGGTGCAGCACGACCACCGAGCCGACGGCCGGGTCACCGGCCGCCGAGTCGAGCGCCTCGCGCAGCATCCGCACCTGGTCGAAGCCGCCGCCGCGCAGCGAACCCGTCGACGAGTTCAGCGTGACGAACCGGGTGCCCTTGTGGTCGAAGGTCCGCTCGGTGTCACCGAAGGCGGCCCGGAAGTTGGCGATCGGGGCGCCCATGATCTCGTGGTTGCCGGGCACGTAGTAGTACGGCAGTTCCCCGCCGAGTTCCTCGTCCAGCAGCCGCTTGGCGAGCGCGAAGTCCGCCGGGTAGGCGGTGTCCACGAAGTCGCCGTTGATCACCAGGAAGTCCGGCTTCGCGGCCTTGACCTCGCGGAGCGTACGGCGGGCCTGGGCGACCAGGTCGCTGTCCGGGTTCGCCGCGACGAACTGCGCGTCGGACAGGACGGCGAAGCGCCAGGGCGCCCCGTCCACCGTGCCGTCGCGCAGCACCACCCGGTCGGTGCGCGGCTTCTCGGCCGGCGCGTCGACCGTCGGCGGCACCTTCGCCACCAGGTCGTCGATGATGACCTCGCTGCGGTACTGCGCGGCGGCGTTGGTCTCCGCCACGTAGAACCGGCGGACCCGCACCGGGTACTGCACCCCGGCGGGGACCGCGAACTCGACGTACTTCCAGCCCGTCCAGGTGATCAGCGGGCCGCGCAGCACGTGCTGGGTGTCCTGGGCGTCGTGCAGGTGCAGGCTGGGCCACTCCCCCGTGCCGTTGCCGTGGATCCACATGCCGAACGCCTGCGGCTGGCCGGCGACCTCGATCCAGGCGGGCGGGTCCGCGTACGCGGCCCGGGTGCCGGTGGACTGGCTGAAGTCGTACGTCATCTTCAGGCCCGTGCCGGTGCGGCCCGCCGCGGGCGCGACCGCGCCGCTGGCCCGCGCCTGGCTGAACTTCCAGGCCGCCGCGTCGTCGAAGCCGGCCACCGGCACGTCGGTCAGCCCGACGGTGACCGGCAGGACGGTGCTGCTCCGGCCAACGTGGACGGTGACCAGCGCCGAGCCGGTGTCCCGCAGGGCGGTGACGGCGAGGTTGCCGTCGGCGGTCGGCGCGATCTTCAGCAGGTCCTTGTCGTAGTCGAGCTTCAGGTCGGCCGGCTCGATGGGGGCGGTGTTGCCCTCGGCGTCGTAACCGACGACGCCGAACAGCGCGCTGCCCTCGGCACCGGTCAGGCCGACCCGGTCCACCGTGGAGTCGATCCGGGCCAGCGGCCCGAGCACGGTCAGGTCGAGGGTGCCACGGGCCGCGCCCCGCGAGGCGGTGACCGTGGTGCTTCCGGGCAGGAGGGCCCGGAAGCGGCCCTTGCCGTCGACGACGCCGTGCACCGCCGGGTTGGCCCGCCACGTCGGCGCGCCGGCCGCCGGGCCGTACGTCTCGTCGTGGCCGGCGGCGGTGAGCTGGCGGGTCAGGCCGGGGAAGACGCGGTCGGGCCGGCCGCCGCGCACCGGCGCGACGCCGGGAGCGGTGGTCGGGTCGCTGGCGGTCTCCAGCCAGTACCCGGTGAGCCGGCCGCTGCCCTTGGGCGCGTAGATGGCCAGGCCGTTGGGCACGGCCCGCTCGCTGCCGTCGGACGGGCTGTTCTCCACCTGCACGGCCGCCGCACCCGGTTCCCGGGCGAGCAGCGTCGAGGAGCCGCCGCCGTCGAGGTTGAGGGCATGGTGGGCGCCGAGTTCGGCCATCATGCGGCCCATCTCGGTCTGGGTGACGCCCCGGCTGTCGACCTGCCGACCGTCCACAGTCATCATGATCATGCGCCGGCCGTCGGCGGAGAAGCCGACGGACGTGCGCGGGGCCAGCGACGCGTCGGCGATGCTCTGCACCACCCCGTCGCGGACCAGCACGTTGCCGCCGCCGACGGCCGCGTGCAGGTTGCTGCCGTCGGCCGGCTTGGGCCGGTAGGCGACCGTCACCGCGTCGCCGGGACGCAGCCCGGCGAGGGCGTCCGCGCCGGCGTCGCGGCCGAGCAGCACGGTGGTGCCGGCCGGGACCGCCCCGCTTCCGGCCGTCCCGGCGACGGTGGCGACGCGGCCGTCGACCACCGTGACCTCCGTGACGCGGGCGGCGCCCTCGACCGCGCGTTGCCGGGTGTACGACCCCCAGAGCGCGGTGAACACGCCGATCCCGTTCGCCTGGATCATGTTGTTGAACTGGGTCAGCGTCACCGGACCGGTCGGCAGGGTCGCGGTGCCGTCAAAGTTCACCTCGATGACCCGGCCGAGCCCCTCGGTGGTGATCGCGACGGCGTTGCGGTGCCCGCTGACCGCGGACTGGACCAGTTGGCCGTCGCGGACGCCGACCCCCTGGGCGGCACCGGAGTTGTTGATGTCGAAGAAGTCGCCGTTGACGGCGGCAACCGCACGGGCCGCGTCGACGGCGCCGCGCAGCGGCTCGGCCCGGCTGACCGCGCCGGAATTGACGTAGTCCACGGTGAGGCCGCCGGTGAGGTCGGCGGTCAGCGCGTCCGCGCGCAGCCAGCCGTCGGCGTCGTACCGGTCGAAGGAGGTCAGGTTGAGGCCCGGGGCGACCGGGCGGGTGGTCTTCGCCGTCTCCAGCCCGCCGGCCGGCTCCACGCCGGTCGGGGCCGCGGCGGCCGACATGCTCGCGGCCGGATCGCCGGCGAGCGTCACGGAGCCTGCGGAGTACGAGGAGGCGCGCGGCGCGTCCTCGGCGGCGGTGAGGGACGGGTCGGTGGCCGGAGCGGGCGCACCGGCGTTCGCCGGCACGGTGCCGGCCAGGGTGAGCAGCGGCGTCAGCAGCAGGACGCCTGCGAGCCGGGCGGATCGTCTGCGGGTACGCATGGGCGACAGTCAACCGGACGATGAATAGAAGTTTCAATAGCTGCCGGCCAAAGCGAAGGAAAACTCCACCCTTCCGGCGGTCGTCCCCGCCATTGCCGACACCGCCCCCTCCGGAGCACGGGCCCTCGGAGCACGGGCCCCCGCACCGCACCTCCCCGCACCGCACCTCCCCGCACCGCACCGCACAAGCGGAGCCACAACCCGGCAGCACGTGCTGCGACCGCGCGCCCCGCCGCCACACCCACGGACCTCACGGCGCACCCACGGACCTCACCGCCGCACCCCACGGCCACACCGCGACATGTGCTCGAGGCCCCACGGCCACCCACACCGCGCGTGCGCTCGGTGGATCGCCCTGCGGCGTGCGCCCGGGGGCCGCCCTGCGGCGTGCGGCCCGGGACCGCACGACCACCCACATTCGGTCACGGAGAGTGGGCGACTCTGCGCCGCTCCACCCCTCGCTCCGTCCCCTTTGCTCTGCATCCATATCCGCACCGGACACGCCATGTAAGCGGCGCCTATGTGGATGCAGAGCAAAGGGGAACTGGAGGATGATGCGGCCGGATCGCACCCCACGACGAATTACCTGGTCACAGGCCCTCAGCAACGACGGCCGAGGCGACACGCTCTTCCCACGCCCAAATTCGGTCACGTAGAGTCACAACGAAGGCTCTTCGAGCCGAAGGTTACCGATCGTCACGGAAGCGAGCTGGCAAGGTGGATCGTCCGGCTGCCCGTCTGCGGTACGCAGCGCCCGACGCCCGGCACCCGACCGACGCACGGCACCCGGCACCCGGCACCGCACTGGCACCGGCACCGGCACCGGCACCGAAGCTCACCCACGAAACCGACGGGCAGGGACGCGAGAAGGGCACGGCCTCGTGGCCGTGCCCTTCTCGCTGTCTCACCCGGGGAGGGTCACTCCCCCGGCGTCGACTTGGCGATCTGCATCAGGAACTCGATGTTGGTGCGGGTCTGCTTGAGCTTGTCCAGCAGCAGGTCCAGCGCCGCCTGCGAGTCCAGCGAGTGCAGGACCTTCCGGAGCTTGTGGATGATGGCCAGCTCCTCCGGCGCGAGCAGGATCTCCTCCTTGCGCGTGCCGGACGGGTGGATGTCGATGGCCGGGAAGATGCGCTTGTCGGCGATCTTCCGGTCCAGCTTCAGCTCCGCGTTGCCGGTGCCCTTGAACTCCTCGAAGATGACCGTGTCCGCCATGGACCCGGTCTCCACCAGCGCGGTGGCGAGGATGGTCAGCGAGCCGCCGTTCTCGATGTTGCGGGCCGCACCCAGGAAACGCTTCGGCGGGTAGAGCGCGGTGGAGTCGATACCACCCGACATGATCCGGCCGCTGGCCGGCGCCGCCAGGTTGTACGACCGACCGAGGCGGGTCACCGAGTCGAGCAGCACGACCACGTCGTGGCCCAGCTCGACCAGGCGCTTCGCCCGCTCGATCGCCAGCTCGGCCACCGTGGTGTGGTCCTGCGGCGGACGGTCGAACGTCGCCGCGATGACCTCACCCTTCACCGACCGCTGCATGTCGGTGACCTCTTCGGGCCGCTCGTCCACCAGCACCACCATCAGGTGGCACTCCGGGTTGTTGTGCGTGATCGCGTTCGCGATGGCCTGGAGCACCATCGTCTTACCCGCCTTCGGCGGCGACACGATCAGCGCGCGCTGGCCCTTGCCGAGCGGCATGACCAGGTCGATGACCCGGGTGGTGAGGATGTGCGGCTCGGTCTCCAGCCGCAGGCGCTCCTGCGGGTAGAGCGGGGTGAGCTTGTAGAACTCCGGCCGGCGCTTCGCCTCGTCCGGCTCCATCCCGTTGATGGTGTCCAGCCGCACCAGCGGGTTGTACTTGTCCCGCCGCTGCTCGCCGTCGCGCGAGGCGCGCACCGCACCGGTGATGGCGTCGCCGCGCCGCAGGCCGTACTTCTTGATCTGCGACATGGAGACGTAGACGTCGTTCGGGCCGGCCAGGTAGCCGGTGGTCCGTACGAACGCGTAGTTGTCGAGCACGTCGATGATGCCGGCCACCGGGACGAGCACGTCGTCCTCGCCGACCTGCGGCTCGCGCCCGCCGTCGCGCCCGCCATCGCGGCCATCGCGGCCACCGTCGCCGCCCTCGGCGCGCTCACCGCGGCCACGGCGGCGGTCCCGGAACCGGCTGCGCCGGCCACGCCGGCCACCGCTCTCGTCGTCGTCGCCGTCGTTGTCACGCTCGACGCGCTGGCCCCGGTCGCCGCGCTCGTTGCGGTCACGGTCGCCGCCCCGCTCGGCACGCTCGGCACGCTCGCCCCGCTCGTTGCGGTCACCGCGCTCGGCACGTTCGCCGCGGTCACCCCGCTCGTTGCGCTCGCCCCGCTCGGCACGGTCACCGCGCTCGGCACGGTCACCCCGCTCCGCGCGGTCACCGCGGTCCGCACGCTCGGCACGGTCACCGCGCTCGTTGCGGTCGCCGCGCTCGGCACGGTCGCCCCGCTCCGCACGCTCGCCGCGCTCGGCACGGTCGCCCCGCTCCGTACGCTCGCCGCGCTCGGCACGGTCGCCGCGCTCGGCACGGTCGCCGCGCTCGGCACGGTCGCCGCGCTCGGCGCGGTCACCGCGCTCACGGCCGCGGTCGGCACGCTCGCCGGCCTCGGCCTCGTCCGCGCGCGTCTCCGCCGGACGAACCTCCGCCGGACGGGCAGCCTCCGCCTCACGAGCCTCCACCGGACGGGCCTCCGCGGCCCGTGCCTCGGAGGTGGCGGCCCGGCTGCGCCGGGTCCGGCCACGGGGCTCGGCCTCGGCAGCCGCCGGCTCCGCCGGAGCCTGCTCCGCGGTACGCCGCCCGGCCGCCGGCCGCTCGGTGCTCTCGCGGACCTCGGCGTGGGCCTCTTCACGGGCGGGAGCGGCAGCGGCCTCGGCCCGCGGTCGAGGGGTCCCGGCGGTGGCGCCGCCCTGCCGCTCGGAGATCGCGCTGATCAGCTCGCCCTTACGCATGCGGGCCGTGCCCGAGATGCCGAGCGACGCGGCCAGGCTCTGCAGCTCCGGCAGCAGCATCGCCGACAGGCCGGTGCCGCTACGCCGACGACGGGCGGGGGCGGCGGCGGTGGTGGCATCGCCAGCGACGTTGGAAACATCCGACGTCACGTCGGTGGTGTCGCTCAATGGATTCCTTCCCTCGATAGGCCGGGACTGCCCGGAGTCGAAAACAAGGTGGCCGGGCGGCCTCGGTGCACCCGCCTCGCATGGACGCGTCGCGGGAGTCTGTGACACAGCAGCCGGTCGGTTTCCAGACTCACCGAAGGTCGGTGAGCAGGTCTCGCCGTCTGCGGCGACCTGTGAAGACTGCGGTGCGGCGTGGGCCTAGGCAGGGGTGACGGGCTGACCGCCGAGAGCTTCGGGGGTGCGCCGACCCGCAGGGAGATCGCATGCTTCGCGGCTGTGCTAAGTCTAGAGCGTAATCAACTCTTCCGACCTGCGGCAACAGGGTCCCGCTCTGCGTGTCCCAGTCTACCCCGGGCAACCTGTGCTCCGCGCCCGTCTGGATCCAACCGCCAGACCTCCCAGCCTGTTCCCGGGTCGAAGCCCTCGGGCGGGCCGGTCAGGGCCAGGACGGTCGGGCCCGCACCACTGACCACGGCGGCCACACCGGCCTCACGCAGCGCTTTCACCAGGGCGGCGCTGCCCGGCATGCCGTCGGCGCGGTAGTCCTGGTGCAGCCGGTCGACCGTGGCCGGCAGCAGCAGATTCGGGTCGGCGGTCAGCGCGTGCACCAGCAGCGCGGCGCGGCCCGCGTTCAGCGCCGCGTCGCCGTGGGGCACGGTGGCCGGCAGCGCGGCCCGCGCGGTGGCCGTCAGGCCACGCTCCGCCGGCACGAAGACCGTCGGGCGTACGCCGTCGGCGACCGGCAGCGACACCGCCCGGGCGCCGGAGGGCTCCGTCCAGGCCAGGGTGAAGCCGCCGAGCAGGCACGGCGCCACGTTGTCCGGATGGCCCTCGATCTCGGCGGCGAGGCGCAGCGCGGCGGCGTCGTCGAGCCGGGTCTCGCCGTCGGTGACCAGCGCACGGGCCAGCAGCACGCCGGCGACGATCGCCGCGGACGAGGAACCCAGCCCACGGGCCTGCGGGATGCGGTTGACGCACTCCACCGCCAGCCCGGGCGGCTGCCCGCCGAGCCCGTCGAAGGCCGCCCGCATGGCGCGGACGACCAGGTGCCGGTCGTCGGCCGGCAACTCCCCGGCGCCCTGCCCGGCCACGGTCACCGTGACGCCCCCCGCCGTCACCTCGGCGGCCACGTCGTCGTGCAGCGCCAGGGCGAGCCCCAGGGCGTCGAACCCCGGCCCCAGGTTGGCGCTGGTGGCGGGGACCCGGACCCGGACCGGGCCGGAGATGAAGTTCGTCGGCACGGGCTCATGGTAGGGCTGCGCACCGACGGGGCGGATCGCCGCCCGCCGGATGGGACCGGGCCCGACGGCCTCGTCACCGGACGGTGGTGGCGCCGCCGGTCCGTTAGCCTGGCCCGACCGACGGCGGCTGGAGGCGGGAATGCGCGAATTCGAGTACCTGGCGAGGACGGTCGTCTTCGAGGCGCCCACGGTGCTGGTGCTGCTGGTCGGGCTCGTACTGGCCGCGACGGCTGGGGGGCGGCTGCCCCGGAAGCCCCGGCTGCTGGCGCTGTCCGGGCTCGGCGTGCTGCTGGGCAGCGCACTGTTCAACGTGGCCTGGATCCTGCTGCTGTCCCGCGCGTTCAGTTTCGACTGGGGATATTCGAACTTCCGGCTCATGAACCTGGCCTACGGCGGGGTGCAGGCCCTGGCGTACCCGATCGGGACGGGTCTGCTGATCGCGGCGGTGCTGGTCGGGCGGCGGGCGGGCGGCGCGGAGGCCGGCCCGTTCGGCGGACGGCCGCTCGCCGGCGGCGGGCCGGTGCCGACCACCGCGCCGGGGCCCGTCGCCCAGCCGGTGCCGCCGACCGACCCGGGGTGGACCGTGGAGGGCGGGGCCGACGTGCCGGCGCAGTGGGGCGGTCGATCCCGGCCGGACACGCCGACGGGCGCCGGGACGGACCAGCCCTGACCGCCGGGCGGGACGGCGGGCGGCGCGAGCGCGCGGCGCTCGGAGTCGGCGGGCGGCGTGTGCGAGCGCGCGGCGCTCGGGCCGGCCGCCGCCGTCAGCGGGCGGCGCTCGGGGCCGGTTGCGCGGCCGGGTCCGTGAGCGAGAGCCGGCGCGTGGCGATCCGCCAGCCGACCGCGTAGACCACCGTGACCAGGCCGCAGCTGGCCAGCACCACCCGCTCGTCCACGGTGTCCACCACTGCGGCCACGGCGAGCTGGCTGACCGAGACGGCGAGCGTCGCCAGCATCATGTCGGTGGCGAAGACGCGGCCCCGCAGCCGGTCCGGCACCTCCCCCTGCAGGGCGAAGTTCGACATCACCCAGTTGCTGCCGCCCGCGAAGTGGGCGACGAAGACCAGGGCCAGCACCAGCGGGAACCAGTTTGCGACCGACGTGCCGAGGTAGGCCAGGCCGTAGAGGGACATCGACAGCGCCAGCCCGGGCAGCAGCCAGGCGCGGTTGGTCAGCACCCGGCGCATCAGGATCGGCCCGACGAGCGCCCCCGCCCCGCGGACCGCGAAGAGCAGCCCGGTGCCGACGGGGCCCACGCCGTACACGGCCGCGAGCAGCGGGAACACCGTCAGCACGCCGTTGCCGAGGCCCACCGCCGACTTCACGGTGACCAGCGCCAGCACCCTCGGCCGGTGCCCGATGTAGCCAAGCGCCTCCCGGATCGCCGGCCAGGTCCGCTGCACGGGCAGCTCCGCGTCGCGGGGCGCCTGCAACGGCCGGCGGATCAGCGTGGCCAGGCCCGCGGCGACCACCAGGCCCACCGCCGCCACCCAGAAGCAGGCGTACGGGCCGACGGCGGCGCTGAGCACGCCACCCAGGGAGGCGCCGACGACGGTCATGGTGCCCCAGGCCGAGCCCGCGACGGCGTTGCCGGCGGCCAGCTCGTCGGGGTCGAGCACGTTGGGCAGGGCCGCCTGGGCCGCCGGGGAGTAGAACGCCTTGGCGACCGCCACGACACCGATCCCGGCCATCGCCAGCCAGGCGGTCTCCGCGCTGCGGACGCCGAGCAGCAGCAGCACGCCGAACAGGGCCGCGACGTTCGAAACGATCATGATCTTGCGCCGGTCGAACCGGTC is drawn from Micromonospora sp. NBC_01740 and contains these coding sequences:
- a CDS encoding MFS transporter, producing the protein MPSTVSVLTHNRNFRNLFLAELVVFGADWFVMVPLLVLLPDLTGSGVWGALVLAVDTGIVALLLPYTGTIADRFDRRKIMIVSNVAALFGVLLLLGVRSAETAWLAMAGIGVVAVAKAFYSPAAQAALPNVLDPDELAAGNAVAGSAWGTMTVVGASLGGVLSAAVGPYACFWVAAVGLVVAAGLATLIRRPLQAPRDAELPVQRTWPAIREALGYIGHRPRVLALVTVKSAVGLGNGVLTVFPLLAAVYGVGPVGTGLLFAVRGAGALVGPILMRRVLTNRAWLLPGLALSMSLYGLAYLGTSVANWFPLVLALVFVAHFAGGSNWVMSNFALQGEVPDRLRGRVFATDMMLATLAVSVSQLAVAAVVDTVDERVVLASCGLVTVVYAVGWRIATRRLSLTDPAAQPAPSAAR
- the thrB gene encoding homoserine kinase, which codes for MPTNFISGPVRVRVPATSANLGPGFDALGLALALHDDVAAEVTAGGVTVTVAGQGAGELPADDRHLVVRAMRAAFDGLGGQPPGLAVECVNRIPQARGLGSSSAAIVAGVLLARALVTDGETRLDDAAALRLAAEIEGHPDNVAPCLLGGFTLAWTEPSGARAVSLPVADGVRPTVFVPAERGLTATARAALPATVPHGDAALNAGRAALLVHALTADPNLLLPATVDRLHQDYRADGMPGSAALVKALREAGVAAVVSGAGPTVLALTGPPEGFDPGTGWEVWRLDPDGRGAQVARGRLGHAERDPVAAGRKS